The following coding sequences lie in one Phycicoccus duodecadis genomic window:
- a CDS encoding response regulator transcription factor, translating to MRLLLVEDERPLAAALDEALREANWVVDHTDDGREGLRKGLASQYDVIVLDIMLPGLNGYDVLKHLRENRIWTPVLMLTAKDGEYDQTDAFELGADDYVTKPFSTPVLLARVQALARRGAPERPVALTAGGLSLDPTTRRVTREGREIQLTAREYSLLHHLMRRAGQVQSKAEILENVWDSDYPGADNVVEVYIGYLRRKIDTPFDTRVIETVRGMGYRLNPVPASPAV from the coding sequence ATGAGGCTGCTGCTGGTCGAGGACGAGCGCCCGCTCGCCGCGGCGCTCGACGAAGCGCTGCGCGAGGCCAACTGGGTCGTCGACCACACCGACGACGGACGCGAGGGACTGCGCAAGGGGCTGGCGTCGCAGTACGACGTGATCGTGCTCGACATTATGCTCCCCGGGCTCAACGGCTATGACGTGCTCAAGCACCTGCGCGAGAACCGCATCTGGACACCGGTTCTCATGCTCACGGCCAAGGACGGCGAGTACGACCAGACCGACGCCTTCGAGCTCGGAGCCGACGACTACGTCACCAAGCCGTTCAGCACCCCCGTGCTGCTGGCGCGCGTCCAGGCCCTGGCCCGGCGCGGCGCCCCCGAGCGCCCGGTGGCCCTCACGGCCGGCGGCCTGAGCCTGGACCCCACGACGCGCCGCGTGACCCGCGAGGGCCGTGAGATCCAACTCACAGCCCGCGAGTACTCGTTGCTGCACCACCTGATGCGCCGAGCCGGCCAGGTGCAGAGCAAGGCCGAGATCCTCGAGAACGTCTGGGACTCCGACTACCCCGGGGCCGACAACGTCGTCGAGGTCTACATCGGTTACCTGCGGCGCAAGATCGACACCCCCTTCGACACCCGCGTCATCGAGACGGTGCGGGGGATGGGCTACCGGCTCAACCCGGTCCCGGCTTCGCCGGCAGTCTGA
- a CDS encoding NAD(P)-dependent oxidoreductase, whose amino-acid sequence MAGGSPDGDPPVDDEESDVRVAVLGTGIMGSGMARSLVRAGHEVTAWNRTPERAAPLAGDGIRVAESVAAAVGDADVVVTMLFDADATLEVGRDALAAAPDAVWLQCGTVGVDGTRRVAEAGGDRVLDAPVLGTRAPAEQGALVVLLSGPPALRERVAPVLAAIGSRTVVAGDEVGAASALKLACNAWVALLTAGTAQSLALAGALGVDPRLFLEAIDGGPVFAPYAKVKGGAMLEQDWAPSFTVDGVVKDVGLMVEAAGPAGVPTVLLDAVRSLFAEASEAGHGGDDMAAVRSVFPA is encoded by the coding sequence GTGGCCGGTGGGTCGCCGGACGGCGACCCACCGGTCGACGACGAGGAGAGCGACGTGCGGGTCGCGGTGCTGGGCACGGGGATCATGGGCAGCGGGATGGCGCGGTCGCTGGTACGCGCCGGCCACGAGGTCACGGCGTGGAACCGCACGCCCGAGCGGGCCGCCCCGCTGGCGGGCGACGGCATCCGCGTCGCGGAGTCGGTGGCCGCCGCGGTCGGCGACGCCGACGTCGTGGTGACCATGCTGTTCGACGCCGACGCGACGCTCGAGGTGGGGCGCGACGCGCTGGCCGCCGCCCCCGACGCCGTGTGGCTGCAGTGCGGCACCGTGGGGGTCGACGGCACCCGCCGGGTGGCCGAGGCCGGGGGCGACCGGGTCCTGGACGCCCCCGTGCTGGGGACCCGCGCCCCCGCCGAGCAGGGCGCCCTCGTGGTCCTCCTGTCCGGCCCGCCGGCCCTTCGCGAGCGGGTCGCCCCGGTCCTGGCCGCCATCGGGTCGCGCACCGTGGTCGCCGGCGACGAGGTCGGCGCCGCCAGTGCGCTCAAGCTCGCCTGCAACGCCTGGGTCGCCCTGCTCACGGCCGGCACGGCCCAGTCGCTCGCGCTCGCGGGGGCGCTCGGGGTCGACCCGCGGCTCTTCCTGGAGGCCATCGACGGCGGCCCTGTCTTCGCCCCCTACGCGAAGGTCAAGGGCGGGGCCATGCTCGAGCAGGACTGGGCCCCCTCCTTCACCGTCGACGGTGTCGTCAAGGACGTCGGGCTGATGGTCGAGGCCGCCGGCCCGGCCGGGGTGCCCACCGTCCTGCTGGATGCCGTGCGCTCCCTCTTCGCCGAGGCGTCGGAGGCCGGGCACGGCGGCGACGACATGGCCGCGGTGCGCTCCGTCTTCCCGGCCTAG
- a CDS encoding sensor histidine kinase — MRGRLGLRSRILALTLPIVVLVSAALAGIVYVALGQVLEASARDVARAEAAELQADLGVHGVDDLLTAHASDDPNRIVQIVDPVTGAVVATRGAPARRALVSPRVDPGAIRISTVRSVPGQPDGSWVVAAADGVSTDTRHYTVMVGVPTRVEATALGQSTEFAAIGAVGLVALLAAVTTFAAGQALRPVEKMRDQVEAIAATGTAGGTLSIPAGRDELTRLAETMNNLLDRMKRADTSRRAFVADAGHELRSPLATIRVLLDRLAEDRSEPERRSVSARASAEVDRLALLVDDLLTLASADEHAMVLRRTEVDLDDVVLAEAGALRARGMPIRVSVEPVRVDGDQARLGRVLRNLLENAERHRDTLVRVELSREGGHALVTVDNDGPPIAPEDRDRVFGRFVRLDDSRTRGTGGTGLGLAIVAEVVAAHDGRVEATESPEGWCRFAVRLPAKPGPG, encoded by the coding sequence ATGCGTGGGCGGCTGGGGTTGCGGAGCCGCATCCTCGCGCTGACCCTGCCCATCGTCGTCCTGGTCAGCGCTGCCCTGGCCGGCATCGTCTACGTCGCCCTCGGACAGGTCCTCGAGGCCTCGGCGCGGGACGTCGCCCGGGCCGAGGCGGCCGAGCTCCAGGCCGACCTCGGCGTGCACGGGGTCGACGACCTGCTGACCGCCCACGCCTCCGACGACCCCAACCGCATCGTCCAGATCGTCGACCCCGTGACCGGGGCGGTGGTGGCCACGCGCGGAGCCCCGGCCCGGCGCGCCCTGGTGTCGCCGCGGGTCGACCCGGGCGCCATCCGCATCTCGACGGTCCGCTCCGTGCCGGGCCAGCCCGACGGCTCCTGGGTGGTCGCGGCGGCCGACGGGGTGTCGACCGACACCCGCCACTACACCGTGATGGTGGGGGTCCCGACCCGCGTCGAGGCCACCGCGCTGGGGCAGTCGACCGAGTTCGCGGCCATCGGCGCGGTCGGGCTGGTCGCGCTGCTGGCGGCCGTCACCACCTTCGCGGCCGGCCAGGCCCTGCGGCCGGTCGAGAAGATGCGCGACCAGGTCGAGGCCATCGCCGCCACCGGGACCGCCGGCGGGACGCTGTCGATCCCCGCGGGGCGCGACGAGCTGACCCGGCTGGCCGAGACCATGAACAACCTGCTCGACCGGATGAAGCGCGCCGACACCTCGCGCCGGGCCTTCGTCGCGGATGCCGGCCACGAGCTGCGCAGCCCGCTCGCGACCATCCGGGTGCTGCTCGACCGCCTCGCCGAGGACCGGTCCGAGCCCGAGCGCCGCTCGGTGTCGGCGCGGGCCTCGGCCGAGGTCGACCGGCTGGCGCTGCTCGTCGACGACCTGCTCACCCTGGCGTCGGCCGACGAGCACGCCATGGTGCTGCGCCGGACCGAGGTCGACCTCGACGACGTCGTGCTGGCCGAGGCCGGGGCGCTGCGGGCCCGCGGCATGCCCATCCGGGTCTCGGTCGAGCCGGTGCGCGTCGACGGCGACCAGGCGCGACTGGGGCGGGTGCTGCGCAACCTGCTCGAGAACGCCGAGCGGCACCGCGACACCCTGGTGCGGGTCGAGCTGTCGCGCGAGGGCGGGCACGCGCTCGTCACCGTCGACAACGACGGCCCGCCCATCGCCCCCGAGGACCGCGACCGCGTGTTCGGGCGCTTCGTCCGGCTCGACGACTCCCGCACCCGCGGGACCGGCGGCACGGGCCTCGGCCTGGCGATCGTCGCCGAGGTCGTCGCCGCCCACGACGGCCGGGTGGAGGCGACCGAGAGCCCCGAGGGCTGGTGCCGCTTCGCCGTCAGACTGCCGGCGAAGCCGGGACCGGGTTGA
- a CDS encoding GAF domain-containing protein, with product MTPFAGSAVVPGTDLGQHARALRRVHDAVMGGAAPQVPVRPLVSRSWSRVLGFGLDPTHANARDPLPWAEVERRRRHSPLALVVDELRTVLTSVADASRFIVVVTDADGVILWREGSAGVLRTADTLGFSEGATWTEDHVGTNAIGTALAEQAPVQLFSAEHFEEGQHPWYCTASPIHDPRTGALLGVVDVSGPALTLHPALIALVETATRLAEARLWRHHEQALHRLRRSAEHVLATTTGPVLLVDDDGWVAHYSGVLVRDRIAAPRADRALTVPGMGLCVPERLGSGWLVRPGAAAGELTARLSTVGREAVLEVSAADGPGWRASLTPRHAALLRLLAGAGPEGLSAAALSRALFGDDEHRVTVRAEVSRLRRVVGALVDTTPYRVADGVRLTCAD from the coding sequence ATGACGCCGTTCGCGGGCAGTGCCGTGGTGCCGGGCACCGACCTCGGTCAGCACGCCCGTGCCCTGCGCCGGGTGCACGACGCCGTGATGGGGGGTGCCGCGCCCCAGGTACCGGTCCGCCCCCTCGTCTCGCGCTCGTGGAGCCGGGTCCTCGGGTTCGGGCTGGACCCCACCCACGCGAACGCCCGCGACCCGCTGCCCTGGGCCGAGGTCGAGCGCCGCCGTCGCCACTCGCCGCTGGCCCTGGTCGTCGACGAGCTGCGCACCGTGCTGACGTCGGTGGCCGACGCCTCACGCTTCATCGTGGTGGTCACCGACGCCGACGGCGTCATCCTGTGGCGCGAGGGGTCGGCGGGGGTCCTGCGCACCGCCGACACCCTGGGCTTCTCCGAGGGCGCCACCTGGACCGAGGACCACGTGGGCACCAACGCCATCGGCACCGCGCTCGCGGAACAGGCTCCGGTGCAGCTGTTCTCGGCCGAGCACTTCGAGGAGGGGCAGCACCCCTGGTACTGCACCGCCTCCCCCATCCACGACCCGCGCACCGGCGCGCTGCTGGGCGTGGTCGACGTCAGCGGCCCGGCGCTGACGCTGCATCCGGCCCTCATCGCCCTGGTCGAGACCGCCACCCGGCTCGCCGAGGCCCGGCTCTGGCGCCACCACGAGCAGGCGTTGCACCGGCTGCGGCGCTCGGCCGAGCACGTGCTGGCCACCACCACCGGGCCGGTGCTGCTGGTCGACGACGACGGCTGGGTCGCGCACTACAGCGGGGTGCTGGTGCGCGACCGCATCGCGGCGCCACGGGCCGACCGGGCCCTGACCGTGCCGGGGATGGGGCTCTGCGTCCCCGAGCGGCTGGGCTCCGGCTGGCTGGTGCGACCGGGCGCCGCGGCGGGTGAGCTGACCGCCCGGCTGTCCACGGTCGGGCGCGAGGCGGTGCTCGAGGTGTCGGCGGCCGACGGGCCCGGCTGGCGCGCCTCCCTGACCCCACGGCACGCCGCGCTGCTGCGTTTGCTGGCCGGCGCCGGACCCGAGGGGCTGTCGGCGGCCGCGCTCAGCCGGGCGCTGTTCGGCGACGACGAGCACCGGGTCACCGTGCGGGCCGAGGTGAGCCGGCTGCGCCGCGTGGTGGGGGCACTCGTCGACACCACGCCGTACCGGGTGGCCGACGGGGTGCGCCTGACCTGCGCGGACTGA
- a CDS encoding flavin-containing monooxygenase → MTDTLERSQTEEGTAASRADAWLAGFEDALTAGDVDRAGGMFAATSFWRDLVSFTWNLTTVEDPEGVRDLLTATLERTAPSAFATSEPATEDGGVVTAWFTFETAVGRGTGLLRLVQEDGQDRAWTLLTTLDELKGHEEPRRTRRPPGAEHGATKSRTTWKEQRQAEAESLGSTTQPYVLVIGGGQGGIALGARLRQLGVPSLVIDKHLRPGDQWRGRYKSLCLHDPVWYDHLPYLKFPDNWPVFAPKDKIGDWLESYVKVMEVPYWSDTVATSATWSEEAGEWTVEVEREGRPLTLRPTQLVFATGMSGKARMPEVEGIDIFRGDVHHSSRHPGPDAYRGRKAVVIGSNNSAFDICGALWENDVDVTMVQRSSTHIVRSGSLMEYGLGDLYSERALDAGVTTEKADLIFASLPYRILHEFQIPAYEKMAEVDKDFYDRLERAGFWHDWGSDGSGLFMKYLRRGSGYYIDVGAADLVANGDVKLAHGQVVRLTEDAVVLDDGTELPADLVVFATGYNSMNGWVADLVDQETADRLGKVWGLGSDTPKDPGPWEGEQRNMWKPTQVENLWMHGGNLHQSRHYSLYLALQLKARYEGLETPVHRLQEVHHTG, encoded by the coding sequence ATGACCGACACCCTGGAGCGCTCGCAGACCGAGGAGGGCACGGCCGCGTCGCGCGCCGACGCCTGGCTGGCCGGGTTCGAGGACGCCCTGACCGCGGGCGACGTCGACCGCGCCGGCGGGATGTTCGCCGCCACCAGCTTCTGGCGCGACCTGGTCTCGTTCACCTGGAACCTCACGACCGTCGAGGACCCCGAGGGCGTGCGCGACCTCTTGACCGCGACCCTCGAGCGGACCGCGCCGTCGGCCTTCGCCACCAGTGAGCCCGCCACCGAGGACGGTGGGGTGGTGACCGCCTGGTTCACCTTCGAGACGGCCGTCGGCCGCGGGACCGGGCTGCTGCGCCTCGTCCAGGAGGACGGGCAGGACCGCGCCTGGACGCTGCTCACCACCCTCGACGAGCTGAAGGGCCACGAGGAGCCCCGCCGCACCCGCCGGCCCCCGGGCGCCGAGCACGGCGCCACGAAGTCACGCACGACCTGGAAGGAGCAGCGCCAGGCCGAGGCCGAGTCGCTGGGCTCCACGACCCAGCCGTACGTGCTCGTCATCGGGGGCGGGCAGGGCGGCATCGCCCTCGGCGCGCGGTTGCGCCAGCTCGGCGTGCCGAGCCTGGTCATCGACAAGCACCTTCGCCCCGGCGACCAGTGGCGAGGCCGCTACAAGTCCCTCTGCCTGCACGACCCCGTCTGGTACGACCACCTGCCGTACCTGAAGTTCCCCGACAACTGGCCGGTGTTCGCGCCCAAGGACAAGATCGGCGACTGGCTCGAGTCGTACGTCAAGGTCATGGAGGTGCCGTACTGGTCCGACACCGTGGCCACCTCCGCGACGTGGTCGGAGGAGGCGGGGGAGTGGACCGTCGAGGTCGAGCGCGAGGGGCGGCCGCTGACCCTGCGCCCGACCCAGCTGGTCTTCGCCACCGGGATGTCGGGCAAGGCGCGGATGCCCGAGGTCGAGGGCATCGACATCTTCCGCGGCGACGTGCACCACTCGTCGCGCCACCCCGGGCCGGACGCGTACCGCGGCAGGAAGGCGGTGGTCATCGGCAGCAACAACAGCGCCTTCGACATCTGTGGAGCCCTATGGGAGAACGACGTCGACGTGACGATGGTGCAGCGCAGCTCGACCCACATCGTGCGCTCGGGCAGCCTGATGGAGTACGGCCTCGGCGACCTCTACTCCGAGCGGGCGCTCGACGCGGGGGTGACGACCGAGAAGGCCGACCTCATCTTCGCGTCGCTGCCGTACCGGATCCTGCACGAGTTCCAGATCCCCGCCTACGAGAAGATGGCCGAGGTCGACAAGGACTTCTACGACCGGCTCGAGCGGGCCGGGTTCTGGCACGACTGGGGCTCCGACGGCTCGGGGCTGTTCATGAAGTACCTGCGCCGCGGCTCGGGCTACTACATCGATGTCGGTGCCGCCGACCTCGTGGCCAACGGCGACGTGAAGCTCGCCCACGGCCAGGTGGTGCGCCTCACCGAGGACGCGGTGGTGCTCGACGACGGCACCGAGCTGCCGGCCGACCTGGTCGTCTTCGCCACCGGCTACAACTCGATGAACGGCTGGGTCGCCGACCTGGTCGACCAGGAGACCGCCGACCGGCTCGGCAAGGTGTGGGGTCTGGGCTCCGACACCCCGAAGGACCCCGGCCCGTGGGAGGGCGAGCAGCGCAACATGTGGAAGCCGACGCAGGTCGAGAACCTGTGGATGCACGGCGGCAACCTGCACCAGTCGCGGCACTACTCGCTCTACCTGGCGCTCCAGCTCAAGGCGCGCTACGAGGGTCTCGAGACCCCGGTCCACCGCCTCCAGGAGGTGCACCACACCGGCTGA